The genomic DNA TCATGGTCTCAAGGTTTGTGTCATACAGCTTTTAACTTGACCTGACCCTATAGTTGTGGGTTCAAGTCCTGGCCAGCATGCAGTTTAGGCATAAACTGAAATTATGACAATACTCTAGTCACTAGAtgaaaataacaacagcaaaaatgtatttacaggAGCATGCTGCCAAAATTCCTGTAGCTTGCTGCGGCTATTACAGTGTACAGAATGAATATGTATGTTACTTGTGTTTTTACCTGACAAATGTGTGATCCTGAATATGCTCAGATGATCACACCAAAATGGATCATGTTTGACCAGCTAGACAGGCAACATTACATTCTACTTGCCCATAAGGAAGCTTTTATTACCCCATGCTGAAAGGCTTGTTGGTTTCTTGAGCACACTTGATAATGTGTTTGAAGAGTGACAGTTCAACCCCAAGgttatacagtatacatgtattaatgtgTGCAAGTGACTGCTTCCCGCAAGTCACCACAGTATTCTAATTATTTGAAAGTGAATTTTGTGCACTTGCTCATCAGTTATGTTTTTGATTTCATAATGTCTGACTGaaattgttgggtttttttgtttttttgttttttttttgatacattttcaTTTACTGTTATACGCTCTCCGCTTGtaaccaaacaaaaaaagaaacaaaagtcaTGATAGTactgatattttctttaaaacatcCTAAGGCTCAAATGTGGTATTATTAGTGCATGTCTTTGTCTTGGCCAAAAAATTTTAAAGCAATGAATGCATTACAGGAAATGGCTTTCACATCATTATTTATCTTTTGCTGGCAGTAGAGATAAATttcccatgtttttttttttttttaatacttacATGTATCTGCTGCAGCAGTTTGCTTCATGTTAAAATTCATTGAGACTATCTCttgtgttttcttcatttttttttattaccagAAGGAAGTATGTGTACATAGCTTGTATATGATTATTTTATGTCTTTGATTGTAAACTATTTATAAGAGTAAATAAAAGCTACTTGAAGATACAAATGGAATGTACTACTGTATTGTTACTTATTTACTATATGAATTCTGTACATATCTGTAAATTGTTGTACAACATGCTTCTTAATTATATTTGTGAACCACATACATTGCATCAGAGTAATAAAAAGACAACAATGTCTTATATCATAAGTCTCTCCTTTTATTTATATACACAAGATTCCGGGAATACATTTATTCAAGAGTAGCATTCTAAATCATGCAGTATATTCTACATTCTGGAAATTTGGTAAAGAGAGGAATTGAAAAATGTATGAACAAGTGCTTTGAAAGCAGCAAGACACAAATTTAGTGGGCAATTGGGCAAAAGCATGGATttgaatacagctgtacatagaAACAACCAGCTCAGAGGAAATGACATGTGGGCCATCAAGTCTAAGATCACCCAATGCCATCCTACACTTGATTTAAAAATTGCGATGTATGACTTCAAAACTGATAAAATCTAATACACACGAGGAAAAGAacattttatgaatattgattgaCACTCTACATCTTCTGGCTGCACTATGTGACTACATTTCAAAGTTACAACTTGACGGGACTGAAGGAAAACTTATGTGTGTAGAGAGGAGTAGGGTAACGCATGTCGGGGCTATGAATATAAATGGGATTTTCATTGACTGAGGCGATTATTCAACATATTATGCACTTGTTAACTTGTACAACCCATAAACATCTACCAGTCAGTAGCCTTTGTGTGAAGGTCAAAGACGGATACTGAGAAGCCACTAGTGTTTTGTACTCGACACTTCacagtcaaaaggtcaagtcgTCTTGACAAATTGCTTCGAGCCTTTGCAGTATTTGCTCTCAAATCCTTCCAATACTTGGTTATTAAATCAACTGGGCTTCACTTAATTGCAAAAGATCCATCAGTGATtttaattcttaaaaaaaaaaaaaaaaaaattctcagcAGGATCTTCAGTGCAGTTTTCAGCACTCATGACATTCTGGAACAGCAATTTTTTCACTGCCTCAAGTAATAACAAGGTGTTGGTATgtgttccataattatttcgTAGCAGTAACAGGACATTTCATTGTTATACAGCTGTATTAATTGTAGTCTTAAAAAATTCACTTCTATTGTTTTATAATCAACCAAGCCCCTGTGACTTCCTCTTATGTTACTGTATCATTCACCTTGTTTTGTATCACACACCATATGCACGTTTTgtcatcaaaatatattcatagaGGTGAATTAAAGAAACTTAGACTTGATCAATTCATACTTTATTCTAAACTTTTGTAATACTCAAGCTATGAAACAACCTTTAACAACTTCACAATGTGCAACTGTAATTTTGACAATATGAAAGGCACACAGAATAAATCTACCTGAacacatatgtgtatatacttCTTATGTTACAGCATCACAGATGTTGTTTGTGAAAAGCCTGTTTCAGAGCAAAACGACCATTGTTTGGAATTTCTTTCATTGAAGCACTACAATGTCACCTTTCTCATCAATCTGCCATCTGGATAAAGGTAGGTCACAGTCCAAACCTTGTTGATATAACCTTGGATTATCTCATATCAGTGGATAACACAGATTATTGCAGAGACAACACACTACAAGATGCACTGTATGGTAGAACTGTTGATAGTAAATGCtcattgttttcatgttttgtagCATACCACATGATGTATACAttgtttatgtacatgtatatatcaaattGCATGCAATTTCTTTTAAGCATTTCTGTTTAAGATGCTATGTCATCTGTAAAGTTTGCAGCATAAGAAAAGAAGTTTTACAAATATCAAGAGACTCCACTGATACAAtataatgtacacatgtatagaccttaaaaaaatgataaaaagatgcATTCTTGAAATTCATtacaaagtacactgtacagaAAAAAACTTGATTTTAGTGAAAAGTCCTAAATTGTGTAATAGGCATGAAGAGACAAAGACCTGTTATTcattagcaacatgtacatctcttctttctttttttttttctgccagcCTCCAGAAAACAGAATTTGCTAAAGTTTACCAATAGATTATTCATAAAACTTTAACACAGAGGAAGAAAACATATAGTGGGAAACTCAAATCAATAAATTGGGTGATATATCACCTTCCAACTCcaattttcaaatattgtatgACATCCACTGGCTTTTGATTCACCTGGAATAGTTACAAACTAGATTTTGAACACTTCATCTACGTTCAGATtttacagtgaaaaaaaaaatccaagctaATAGCCTTCCAAGCAGAATCAGTGGTTGAGGGAACAATATATTTTTAAATGGTTCACTGTTACATGTGTAAAAGACAGCTTTATTCATAAACTAATGGCATAAATTTGTAGTACCTTTGTATTACCAGGTTGGGAAAATAGATTGTGTACATATAGTCTGCTTATTTGAGGGTTGCCCTGAtgcaacaaaaaaatacaattttcctTGCCTCCATTAGTATTCTTGAGCGAGTCGAGTGTAATTTTGGAAACAATGGCTTTCAAACCTTGGTTGTTAGTGGAATACTACAGTGTATAAGCTGATTAGTTTACAGGATCATTAAGATCTCTGAAGATTTCTgaaattttctctctcttgtgttcaaagttatacattgtatatgtttgatctttttttcttgtctttttttttgtaaccttAGATCGTGCTTGACATATTCTTCCTGAGTTTAGGAGATTCTCTCGATGTTCACATAAAGACTCttattcaaatacatgtataacaaaagGCACATCCACCGTAATATAACCAGCTTAGTGCCAGACAGAGCCAGCTCAAATCACACAGATCAATCATTCACAGCGGTATCCATAGTCACAAACTTTTGACCAATCAGGATTCTGTCAGATATTGAATGTTCTTATGCTGATCAGCCCATCATCAAGAATCAATACACCAAGAGATTAAGTCTAGCATTACACTTGTCTTATGCTAAAGTAATTGCCGtgataaaacaaatgtgatTAAAGGGGGATTCatgaaagtacaatgtatctatcgCATCTAGTAGCCCTTCTCATATCATCACGTACAACAGCATGCATTGGTCAAGTTTGGCCAAAGGTCATGGATACAAGACTAAAAATGCTATCTGCATGCCTCCCAATCCTAACATTCTCTAAATAGGGATAATTGGgagaaaataatgcaaaaatatgaatttcacCCATCTTCTTTTCATCACAACAGTATAGACAGGTGTTGAGGCTGAATAAAGCTGAATGAAGATGTGTATCAACAAACTGTGTACACAAACTCTTGCATAGGGCTTTCTTTAATTTGGCAAATCAACATTTATCAACATGACAGTTTATTCCTTTTATATCATATCAATATAAATTGTAAAGGACCATTATCAACAAaggttattttgtgtgtgtgtttttgtttgtttgtttttttttcttcaatacaCTTGTACCAATTTTGtttcagaacaaaaaaaaaaaaaaaaaaaaaatgataaatactCCCCAGTCTAATCTACACTGCCTGAATGCATTCTGAACAGAAGGGATCTCACATTTgaaccattcattcatttcttaaCCGTGTTGGAATATCACTGAATTATAATTTCAAGTGTAAACTTTAAGGTCAACTACCAGTGGAATGTATGCAACTTACTTTTACTGCCACAATGAATATGCATAGAAATGAAGCAGCTGGCTTGACACTGACTTCTGCTCATTTGAAAACCACCACCACAAAAATCTTGCAGAGGTTTCGTTGCTTTGAAGTCTTCCTGTTTGTGGCAAATGCTCTGATCTCCGAGGAAGACTCATTTTACGGAGtgtatctggaaaaaaaaaatctttgtgcAAAACTAGCATAATAAAGTTCTCCACAATTTACACAAGACTgagtcttttcatttctttttaacagcAAACAATTGATAATTTCTCTCTTTGACACAAATATCTTCCATATCAAACCAGACTCTACTGTCTCATGTTGATAGAATTTAGCTCTGAAACTACTTACTGCCAGGTCATTTTTGAGaatcaaacattttcatatacatgtgcaaaattCATATATGACTCTCAACCTGAAACATAACACCAAAATAGTTTCCCCCACAAAATGCAACATACCCAGTGATACTCTACAATACACTCTAATAAACATGCCTCTATATATACCTATTCATCTCAGCCCACTCACGGGTCAGAGTTACATCTGACCCGTCTGACCTGCCTGAGTTCAATTTTCAAAGCTAATCAAGTGAAATACAGTCAAATACTTCACTCCAAACTTTGACCTCTCATCTCCTAGACAAGAAACCGAACATCTGAGTCTGTGTCCATTTCTTTCCTTAAACCAATTTGATCAGATTTCTGTCATGTTTCAAAAGTTCTGTCATATATACAGTacttttgaccttgaactttgaaCTCTGACACCAGAAATATTAATCTAAATATCatcttctttcctttctcttaGTTCGATACAATTTCCACTgcatcaaaacaaaattattacaTTTCAAAAGTTGACCTTGATCATTGATCTCAACACCATTTCACAAAGACTTATCATTGCAATTAATCTTGAATAGATTTACTGGATGCACTGTGTCTAACTAAATTGTATTATTTACTTCTCAACTTGTCAATTGAAGCAGAATTACCCTGGTAGCAATTAATAGAATAGAAGCTCAGAAGCTTACACAGACATTGGACTTTCATAAAATCTTGAGCATATATTGAAAACTGGAGAAATGTAATGAAGTTTGCAACTTATCACTGTAAAAAGTTTGACTGTATTTCACTACATACTTTTTGATTACATTTCGGCATTTGGCCATAACCCTGTTATTTTGGGGCTAATAGCCCCAAAGAAATATAGTCAGTACTATTTGTGTGATAATGCATGGCCTTTCTCAACATAGCCCGTGGGAAGGGAAAGTTAGTTTTTGCAagaactttcagaaaaaaaaaaaaaaaaatatgggttTGCCCTAGTTTACCAAGTAAATTGCGAGCTGCATGATGACCATGAAATTACTGTGCTGTcatttctctatttctttttgtatttgtttcagtggtttgttgttgttgaatagTTTAAATGCCTGCTTGATGAATGAGAGGTATGAGTATACAAATGTTTGCAGCATTTGGGAGAAAGTATGGTATAGAAAAAAATCCAAGGCAGCATCTGAAGGTAACATTAGAGATGTGAAACCTCTTGTGTCCAACAAACTGTTAGCTACAATACTCTCCACCAATCCCATTaacacttatgatataattTGTTCATATTTCCAATTTCAGTGCCGTAACTTCACCTCAACTCATCCAAATACACAGAAGGTTTTGTCCCAGCTTCATCTAAGGGTACATTGGACTTACCTTGAACTGAAGTTGATCTCTGGTTAATTTCAAAGGACTGAATTACATGTTACTCTAAAATAGTTTGACTCTTGGACACAGAAGACAATGAAAATTTATATCAGAACCATTTCAGCAAGAGATGATGTGGATTCCTGTTACAAAGACTACTTCCAAATGACAAAGTTTGGTAAACAGCAAGGAGTAAGCTAATTTCAAagattctttgtttgtttctattcaGGGCATGACTGCTATCACTGAACAAATTTGAAGTGGATGGTAattgtcatttcttttcattacaAATAACACTTAGTGTGAAGCAAACATTGGCTGTCTTTGCCTTCTGATAACAATAGGAAAATCTTAGAATGAACATCTCGATATAATCCAAACATGATCTTCCTAAAATATTTCACACATTGTTTAACATGGTTTACATTGTAGTTGTAGCCTTTCAGATGTTGTACTTAAACTTGtatgatatgggggggggggggggtaacagaAGGATTTATTTTGTATCAGATATTGAGCTGATGCCCAAGATGCATGGCTTCAAATGAAGTTGAGGCACAATTTGGTCTTTCATGCAGGGACATATAGAgctatacatgtagtatgtatGAACTTCCTCTCATTTACATACTTGTTGGGGACTGCCTCAAAATACCCCAACATGGCAACCCTTTTGCAATGATAGTACTTCTAACTACAGGATATAATCTACAATCTCTATAAAGCTACTTAGAATCTTCTATTTTGTCGTCTCTCcatcttcttctgcttcttttcATCAACTTCAGGGGGTGGTGCAAATATCCATGGTGACAGGATGTTGACCCAGAGGAGATAGAACGCTCGACCAGGCACGACAAACCATATCAGCCAAAAGTATTCTGAGAAGACCCCTAGAACCTGTACAATTGCTGTCACTAGAATGATGTCTTTGATGTGCCTGTTGAGAATGAAAGGTCAGAGGAAAGTCAGCAGGGGCCAATCATTCACGACTAAATTATTCTTTTAAATAAGGAGACGGCTCATATATCGTAGCACAAgtcttgaaatgaaatgcaaagaaTCAAACACACTAAAGATTCGTAAGTCATTTCACTTTTATCAGCAACTCCATGCATTTACAAACATGCTATATTTACCACAGTACTAATGTCCTTACTGTGGCAAGATTGCACATCAATgactcaaagaaaaaacaaattacactgaccAAGTTATATACTCTcaacaaataataatgaaataatgctaaTGTATCTAAATATATTCGAAATTACACCCCGAGTAGTAATTTGGGCtcaaattgcaatgaaaatgacaaagacACGTAATCTGCCCCAAATAACTCTATGAAGTAGCAAATACAATCTACGATAATTTCACACTCTGCAAATAAAGAAATAGTAAAACTTACTCTCCCATTCCAGATTGCATGTTGAGATCCAGTCCCCCATCTACAACTGTCCCCTTTTCAGAATATTTCGGCTTGGCCATCGAGCTCATGAAGTGATAACAACCAAAGTAAATTGCTGATGCAAAGGCTAAAACAAGCTGCAAAAGggagaaaacaaatatttaacAGCTTGACAAGAAAGAGAATGGATGGGCAAAATGGGGGGAAGATTTTTAGTTACTACTTCTACTCAAGGACATATTCTGCATTGTCTCTGCAAACATGGTGTCCCTTCACAAATATTCTAAGTATGTGACATTCAgctttggtgtgtgtgtgttatttgaTTGACAAAAGATTGAGATGTGGTTGCTGTTTATATTCCATATCTAAATGCATTTGGAGAATCAACTCTGACTTCTGGATTCTCACTTAATTCTGTATGACAATTAGTATCCAACTCATCCACATTTCAAGTAATAATTCATCTACTTGCTACTGATAGCCACAATGTACCAAGGTAATACAATGTATCCAGTACTTTTATAAAAGTGTAGATATGAAAAGACACAGCAAATAGAAATTTACCAGTACAAACCATATACAATTCCTAATTTTAAAGTAAGTATATGTATATCTCAGTCTGGGCCTGCAAAATAACATAACTGTAGAAAATGGAAGAGAGATCCTttacattaataataataattataataaactGTGCCTTTATAGCGCATATCACGTTTAGGGAGAAGTCTCTATGCACTTTAAGAATGAAACAATACAAGTAAAGGAAGTAAGGTGAAAATGGGACAGGTAAGTAAACAATAGAAAATTAAGATTAAGCTGACACTGAGAAACACTGATGGCCATGAGCCTTATCAttgcaaaaataaatatgttttcaaCATTCTTCTAAATGAATCAATTGTTTCAGCATCTTTGATTTTATCAGGCAGATTAATGTGTTCTATAAATGGATATTTAAAATGTGTTCACTTTTAACTTGTTGAAAACAAgcagattttgctacaacacacattttccatagacacctaccAAGATATCCTACGGACCAGTCTTCAGTGAGTTCATAATGGATGAAATACACCTGTATGTTCAatggcattttacagtctacACCCTCTCTTCAGGTACTTAAGTATTTGTGTGACATCCATGTTAAACACCAGTGATACAATCCAGCCTTGATACAACATTGCTGGCACATGAATTACACAAACTGACATTATGTAAACACAATCTTACCCAGTTCCACCAGGTGAAAGATTCATATCTCCATAGCAGCCTCAGTCCCACATATATGATAGATGCTGCCAGCATGATGTTGCTATAAAATTTGAGTGTTTCAGCATTTTCTGTTGCAATCTGCTTTTGTCCCTTGGTTGCTACCTTGCCTTTGGGCTGTAGAGGGAAAGAAGAATGAATCACTGAACAGTCACTTTGAAATTCCCAGACACTTGTTCACATCTGCTGTTTAATATAATTATCAACAGTAACAATAAAATTAATCTGACATGTACATGATAATCTTGCATAACAATGACAATCCAATATGCTGTCAGGGACATTTTCATAATCCCATCATTACTTTAAGATATGATCAGATTCAAACTTgcttttcaattcatttcaggtATGGCATGCTCATCTAGTTACaatatttgtctgtttgtttgtttgtttatttgttttctgtgaATAGAAATTATGACACACATTAGAAAACAGAGACATCACTACATCAGCCATTCCTGTCTGGCTTATTGCATGAGGTGCTACAGTGAATACTTCCTCAAAGTTCATAgtatcaaacaacaacaacaacaacaacaacaataacaacaacaaatcatccTTGAGACAAACAATGGAGTGGAACATAATCCAATGGCAATGATAGATACTGGTGGCAAACAGCAAACGTAAGAGCAGGAAAGACCACAGATAACTTACAAATGAAATTCTGGTGTAATGAAGGTAACAGAATATTAGTATCAAGAATAAAGAAGGTAGATGTCTATCTTTTTGATAGAATAcatcttaataaaataaaaacaaatataaatttACCTTCATCATTCATTTATAACTGTCTGTAGACTATGTGACAAGATGTAATTTACAGTCACAGATGAGCTGTTTAGTTGTTACAACAAAACATCTATCTGGAGCACATTTTGGGTTGCCTTCTAAATACTTTATAAATCTAAATTTATGAATTCATCTATAGAATTTTACAGCACTAGAATAGATACCCTAGCCTATAAGTCTTAATATTCACTTGGCAGTCAAAATGGCCTGTAGTGCAGTGGTGCGTGCACATCTGTGACACTCACTGCACAGCATAGCTACAAAATACAAACGTGGAATGCCAGGTGTGGGACTACAATACTAGAATTCTATTCTGGCTCTCATTCGATTGGCAGAAGTCGGAATTGTCAAGTTTCTACTCAAGTGTCTAAAATAGAGTAAAAAGAATTCCATGCCAATTACGACAATAGGAAGAATGAAATACTTACCGGCATGATGATGATTTCACACTAGAGGCAATGAAAACACTTTCAGATGGTAACAGCTGCAGTGCAGGGCAGACTCCGCCGAATGTTGGATATTGTTGTTGCGCGTGTTCCGGCcggcgtattttttatttacacgcaagcctgtggcttttcgcaattaaattcaatgaaaccgctAGTAATGCGTCTATGTTTACTCCGCTCGTGCCTCCGCTCGCGACGATTCGATTCGTGCACGTTCAtcagtgagtgagtgtgtgcaCGGGCTGTGAAAGTTTTGCCTGCCGTGGTAGACCCTCATCGAATAGTACATGTGTAAATTAATAAGTATGTAAACGAgtgcgaaaaacaaaacaatacaaaacaaaaactctgaCAAGGAGGAGAGGGGGTAGAGAGAGAATCATATtcaaagaaagagataaaaaagcaatgaatattctgtgatatCTCATCAGTCATGCGCAACAGTGATCAATGGTATTGCGGGTTCCATATGGAAGACCGGATGCACAACTGTATTGGTGTAGGCTACCTATATAAAATGATGGGGATGTATTATTTCTCAGCCCCCAACCCCCTCTGTTATATTTGTTGCTATTAAAGGCCCCTAAATTTATCTTCAaactgatggtatattattttgtttctcaaacctgcCCCTTTCAtcttcatactagtttcaaagactcactgTGCATATGCattttccgacctctctcgaccccttcctttttcaaatgcatgattCGTGTATTTCTTCCCTTCCTCGATCACTGCTTGAattatcatacaatttatttgtttcttacGACTTTCTCTGCCTCTCCcctcctctctttctcatttcaaaacttCACAATGTTTGTTAACAAGACTACTTTCTACATTAatcagtttgtctagaaacaCTGTACAGTCACGTGCAAATTAGTatgaaggaaaattacaccactgttgcatgaatttattatcactttattcacttctttttgttcaaacactttttttttcatgacggTTTATACAGAGATAATCTgatcctccaatatccaagaagtattgtaatacaaactagaactatcactcaatgtgatttaTACCCCCTACTAACAAAGTAACTGACATTTGCCATATCTCacgtcaagtgctcaaaacctgagtgagtagagtaaataaatcaacaatttctatgattttcattagaaatactgttaccatagtaacacaatgtttgacattaagaaaaaataaagtttgcCCAGCTAAATATCATAACTGTCACCGCGATGTGCCAAatctcaagtcaaatgctcaaaactgagggagttaagtgaattcatgatgtcattgtattatgattttcattcaaaataaaattaggCTGTCACCATACTGTGtcgagcccactaatgtcaat from Diadema setosum chromosome 9, eeDiaSeto1, whole genome shotgun sequence includes the following:
- the LOC140233114 gene encoding transmembrane protein 208-like, giving the protein MPPKGKVATKGQKQIATENAETLKFYSNIMLAASIIYVGLRLLWRYESFTWWNWLVLAFASAIYFGCYHFMSSMAKPKYSEKGTVVDGGLDLNMQSGMGEHIKDIILVTAIVQVLGVFSEYFWLIWFVVPGRAFYLLWVNILSPWIFAPPPEVDEKKQKKMERRQNRRF